GTGCATTTTGTACGTGCCGTGTATGTGTGGAAGGAAGACCTTTTCAGTCCTGCCAAGATCAGCAAGACAGTACGCTTGTCAAGTGCCAACTGTGCAAGCTGACATTTCCTACATGTCTTCAGCTCCTGCCCTCAGATGGAAAATTTAAGCCATGTTTGCATTGGAGAGGTGCCTAATTTGGCATAAGTCCATCTCTTGGGGtttactttgctgttttttttaaacgtaCATTCAGCTCTGAAACAGAACTTTAAAGAACTGTGTCCATATGTAAGCTTGAGGTGCTTCACGCTGACATCTGTTCCCCAAAGAAACAATGCCACGAATTCAAAGGAGATTGTGTTGTAACCAAAGTGAATGTGCcactttaccttttttttttatcaactGTTCAAATCAAGGTGCGTAGATGAATGGAGCAGGTACAAGAAGAGTAAGGTCTCTTTAATGTCCTTGTGTAAGAAGTGCTGTGCAACAAAGAAAAGTTCAGACTGAAGCTGCTTGAACTGAACTCTTCATatttgaaatcaaaataataccgagcttttatttaaaacaattctgGTAgaaaaatttaaggaaaaaatacaacttttcatTTAAGAAGTCCCACAAAACAGCTATTTGAATTAAAGTTGTAGTAcaggtattttgttttattgtgtgtgtgtgtttctcaTTACAGGTATTTTTTGGTAGACTTAGAGGCCCCACCTTCGATTGTATCGACCATGATGGATCATTTAGGACGTGATATTGATGTAATTAGACGTGCTTTTATAAAACATCCTGTATCAAAGACAGAAGAATGCAGTGGCATAATCCCAGTCAACTTTGAAGACAAACTAACTGCcaagaagaaatgaatattttaaattgcatgtttgaaacttttaaaagatttttttagtcCTGCTTTTGAATACAATTGTGATAACCAATGTCCATCAAAAATCATCAGTTTTAGCCATATTATGTGTGCGATATAGTACACTATCTTAAGTTATTGTAACATTtgaggtttcttttttgtttaaaataacttgAGTAGACTTAATCTGTTTGCTTATTTTGATATATGACAACTctgaaaattgattttcttttcccttagaGCATTACATTGATAAGATTTATCCATCATCAGAATGCTCAAAATAGCATTCTTTTCCAAAGACAGATTACTTAAGAATGTGTATTTACATAAGAGATTAAGAAGTCTACGGTGTAATGTAGCAGTATAGTATGTGATCTGTTTGaggatttttctgcttgcttttggaaaaaggtaataaaagtgtgattaaaaataaaacttgactCCTTTTCTggtcttaaaatatatatatatataaaagaaaaaatagcttacACTGCCAAAAGACGTGCCAAACTTTTCTTTAAGGTCATATCAGAACTCTGTTCAGGTAAAGAATTGTTCTCTCTACAAAAGCCAAGAACTTCCAGTGGCACGTGAGAGAATAACCACGTGTTTATAtgaacagaagaataaaaaatgttttgttttcactatcAACCAGACCCCAGCCAAACAttcaaactgagaaaaatatcaggaaaaagatcctgacatatattttcttttttttttcctcccgtaaaaaacaggagaaacagCAATGCATATGAAAGGTTGTATTACTGTCATATGACCTCCTGCTGGTCTGACATGAATTCAGTAGTTCGCAGAGGACCTCCAGCTTTCCCCCATGTTACTGAAGGAATGCACTTGCCCTTTATCCCACTgaaggtgtgtgtgtatggtaatttctgtagaaaaatgaaGTTGACATCAATCTGTTGTTAAGCACAGAGGGTGTTCTTTACCTGAATGAGCTTCATCAAGAAACCTTCACTCCAATGTTAAATGATGCTAAAGGGAGGGCCAGCCCAGCAGCCGAGGTCAGATTCCCAGGGAACTGTGATGGGTCTCATTGGTGTGACTGCTCTCTAGCGTGCTGTTTCTTCATGCTCTTTTTCATggatgatgcttttttttttctttttcgtcTTCTTGGATACAGGACTTCAGGTGGAAATTAAACTAGCTTTTCTTcagagttttttcttttaaggaaaaagtaaggtagaaaaatgaaaggaaattttctttctgtatgtcCATATTTAGGTGATATGAAcgtgtggggtttttttgctgattttttttcctgcttttaaacctgcttttcttttaagggCAGACTGTCACGTTTTGTCTcttatttcctggaaaaaaaacacatctttagTAGAGTAGGTACACTTTTTTTGTAGCTGTTGCCAATATTGATCATGTGGCTGCTGTGCGCCAGTGCCTGTTCCAGACAGAGGTGCTCGTATCAATAACTTTTGCTTGTAGGGCAGATGTTCCTTCTATACAGGTGTGAGCTTAGCTGGGCGGAGCTGTAGGACTGAACATTTGTGCTATGAATTGGGATCCCTGagctgccatttttttctggcctGCTGAAAATTCAGACCGCCAGCTTAGAAAGCACAAACTACAAATAAGGAAATAGGTAATGCTTTAAAGAATGTGCTTTACTTGAGTTTCTCAAGTTTTTCTTAATAGAACACAAATGAAAACCTATAGCTTAAAGTCAAACTGGGAAACCGAGATTCCAATCATCCTTCGTGGTTTCAGTGTTTTGTGGCATCAGTGCTTCATTGTTTTTAACACCTACATattcacacaaaaaataatgttttttatgtaaaacaagacaggttccccattttGTCACCACCTCTGCAAACTATTCACCTACACCtctccccacttttttttttggcttaggTGACCAAATAGTGTATTAGTTTGTTACTCTAAcactttattcttcttttaaaaaattgctttcaaatcTAGCTTACACCAATTTCCCTCTGGCTAGGACTTTGGGCCCTGTCATTCAATTGAATAGAAGGAATATATAAGCTTTCAGCCTCACAAAATGAAGAAGATTGAAAACAGAGGTTGTACACATATAGATGTTGTATGTTTGTCTTTATTCAATTCCCTTTAGCGTAGTATTAAATCTTGCATTTAATTTGTTCCAATTTTGATGTAGGTGCCTGCGTTCAGTAGGAAAACCCTAGATGTTCATTAGGGGTGAGCGTGTCAGCTTATTATCTATGGGACGTGTGATGTGATTTGTTGAGAATTAGGACCTTAGGTCAGCCAGACTTTCATGTCTCTGGGTCCCATTTCTGATCTGAACAGAGACTTGGGCGCCTGAGCCCAGGTAATCCCAAGAACGGATCAGCAGCAGTGAATCTCTTGGAGCCTCAGCTGACCCCAAAGAAACGCAGCAGTGCCCGCTCTGAGAGACAGCGGTCTCCAGTAGGCCACAAAACAAAGCGTGTGGAGATGTTACCAATCCAGTTCTCCTCTGTTCTGAAGTACTGAACGTGCAAAGGGGGAAGACTGAAAATCTTTGCCTTTGGGATGGAAATAGTGACCACTGAAGTAAGTGGCCACAAGCGCTGCAGCGCTTGCAGGCCTGGTGCGTGGTTACACAAGCACTCATGCTTTCTCAGCAGCAggatttatttataaaaggtCTGCTGAATAGCTGGCTCTTAACTGGGTGtactattttcttcataattgATAGTTTCTAAtatgaaccttttttttttttttttaatagggatTGGGTgggggaggatgaggaaggaGTCTTGGGTTGCAATTTGTTTAGCCCAGTCAGCCACCCAGACTGGTAGTTAGCTATTTCAGGAAAGTAATGCAGAACAGTGTGTGCATTCTCTCTTGGTAGCTATAAATGCCGGAATGGGCATTGGATTATGTCAGAAGATTGGAGCAGTTTTGGTTTTGGGCAGCCCGAGTTGTCCCTAACTATACCTTGAGCAGTCGCAAATTCTCCCTACAGATAGAGGGGAGATCTCAGCACGTCTTTGAGATGTGTTGGGGGTTCACTTTGCCTTTCTGGTAGCTGATAGCTGTTCTGTCCCACTGGGCTCTTCATCTCCAAGAATAAAATTTCAGGATACTATGTGGTGTCAGTGGAGAGCCAGGAGAGTCGGTGCAGCTGGACCGtggcaaaataataaaatgtcaaaCTTCACTTTTGGCATTCCCAAAGGCATAAACAATTTGAATACCAGTACCTTAAATTTTGTTTATCTGATAATGAAGCTCTTCCTGCCTTTGATCATGTTCCCAAGTGAATAAATGAGTAGTTTTATACTCCtaaatgctctgtttttcttgtggACTGTGGAGATGCACTGAGGTTGGTAAGTATTAAAGTAACAACTGGCAGTTCTCCTgcctcagaaatgttttctgttctctgtccTACCTTCAGCAAACAAACGAGCACAAGTGGTTTCATGGTGAAGATCTTAGGCACATCTTCAGTCACTCATTTTTCCcgattttctctctctcactcagCTGAATCTTGCACTGGGCTGCTTTCTTCAGCAGGCGGAGGGCACTGCACTGTCAAAGCACTTAGCACTCTGCTTGTGAAGCCCCTGGTGCGGCTTGACCCTAGGAAGTTTGTGCACGCAGCGATTTGCTCCCACTGACCCAGAGATCAGTTTCTGTTTAGTAAGTTGCCAcacagttgtgaaggaagacTTCAAAATTTGAAACAGTCCTGTTAaagtcacagattttttttttcccgagaCTTAACCCATCTGCCACATTTTGTTCCTTCTCAGAGTAGCATTTAGGATCTGTCCAGCACTGCCAGTGTCTCCAGCACAAATGTTCAAAAATCGTGAGGCAAGCCCCACAGATATTTTGAAGTCATGGCATGTAATCATGGGCTTAAAAATAATGAGCATTGATTcaaatgcaagtttttttttttattggccTTTTAGACTTTTGAGCTTTTATGATTCACTTTTTTCAAACTTTGTGGCTGGCATGATTTTCACATAACATCTGACTGAAGAGCATTAGAATAACACAGCTATAGCAAATGAGATTCTTGATAAATTCATTGGGACTGGTGCTATGTCCCTACACCCACTGAAACAGAACaagggaaattaaaaagggGATTGTTATTTTGTCCTTCCTATAATTCTGAGCTTCAGATAACTGTAGAAGTGCGAATTGATGCGGAGCCAAAACATGCATTTTCCCAACTGCTGCACAAAGGGaagattaaaaatgtgttattttctgTGACCTATGTAATGTGTTGCTTTCTTAGTGCTGCTCCAACAGACCTTTAAGCAtaggcaggctgcagctggtggaCTCCGTTAGGCTAACGCCGCTCCTCTGTGCACAGCTATTTGTGCAATGCTGCGGAGGAGTGGGAGAGTCACCACTTATTGAGTGCTGGCTAAGAGGGGGAGTGATGCATTGACAGATTCCAGTGCTGGAGTATTCAAGGTTGCcttctaaaagcatttttaagggGAGGTAATGTTCGCTGTAAACCTGAGAGAGTTTTCATCCCTGTTATTTTTGCATTGTGCTTAGGCTGCCAAGCCAACCTTGTTTGGGGAGTGCTAACTTGCACACAGAAATTCTGGCTTATTAAAAGCTTCAACACATTGACGTTGGGGATAATTTTGGGGGATAGTGCAGTTCCACTGAGTCGGTAAGAGGCCTCTTGCTGAGTTCTGTAGGAACAAAGGTATCCTGACCGTAAGATTTACTTTCTCCTAAGGGCAAGCCACCTTGGTAGGGCTGGCTTCACCTTGAATGCAGCCGTGGGGTGAGGCAGGGTGGAGAAGGCTTTTTGTGGCATCCTCTGATCTCTCAGGCTGTCTGCTCcactgctttttgtgtgtgacaGGCAGAATGAAAATGTCACACGTAATCTGTGTCATCTGTATGCATTTGTACCTGAGAGAAAGATGACTGGGGAAAATGTAAAGAGCAGGATGTTTATTATCTTATTAACGCATGGGCATCGTTCCTGTTCTCTTGCTCAGCAAGTGGGAATGTCATGCAAGAAATACACTCGCTGCTTACATGTCGAGGAGGTAGGCACATCAGAAATGCTAGCATCTGTAGCAGTGGTGTGGAGGGGTGAATGGGGTTGAGTATCTCATTCAGAAGTAGTGGTCATAACGGACCACACCGGGTGAAAGGGGCAATGGGGAAAGGTGGCAAAGGAGCAAAGGGTCTGAGTGGAGAAGTCGAAGGGACCCGTGCTAAGTACAGGCCACAGAGGCACATAGGAATGCTGGGGGGGAAAAACCCAAGCTCATCCCTGCCTTCTGCCCTGAAGTAATCTGTGTGTTTGCACAGAGGAGCACTGGAGGCAGCTGGTGGGTATGGGTTTGTGCCCAGCTTGTTCAAAGTGTAGACACAAGACTTGTGCTGCGTCAGCACGCTGGAGGAGAATCAAACCAAAATTGTTTGATCCTCCAACTTGCTAACTATGAGGCAGGGTAGGATATTGCCAGTTGTACCAGCCACTGGAAAGTGCAAATGGTTTGCTTTAGTAATCCCTGTAATCCCCTATAAATAATGCCCTCCCCTATattgatgaaaaaaattacataacAGCTACACCCagccaagggggaaaaaataaacgaaacaaaaaaaatcatccaatGCACTCGTGACGCTGGTCAGCTTCATCTGAGCCGCATTAGGAGAGCTTAGGATCACAGCCAGAGAAAGGAGGACTATCATCAGGAAGGAAAATCTGCGTAATCTTCGGctggaaaagcagttttcaagaAATTCCAGACCCCAAGGCTCTGTTTGTTGTGCCGTATGCAGGCCGAGCTGGAAGGTGAGGCATTGGCACGCTGGGTCACGTTCAGCTACTTGTCCGTAGGGACTTTCACCCCAGGGTTCCCACTCTGGTCTCCAGATCAGCCGTGGCTGCACCAGCTGTGACGTGGTGGCTCTTCCATGCGCACGGAGGCGTGGGCCGTAGGGTTATGCTTTATGTATATACCATAGGGTTATGGAGTGTGTGGAGAGGCAGTGCCAACGAGGGCTGGTGCTACACCTACCTTTGTCCTCCACCTCCCAGGAAGTGCTCCTTCACCATCCTCTGCTACCTCTGCTTGGACAAAAATGGTCCAActatctggtccaaccgtccccctaccaccaatatcacccggtaaaccatgtccctaagcaccacgtccaacaTTTCCTTCACCCTGGCTTTGTAGCTTAGGATCCAGGGAGGTGGAGAGGGCTTGTGTGGGATGGGGAGGATGGGGAGCAATGGCCTTGCATGTGACAAAATGGCGTCAGGACCGTGTGTGTGATGCCTGGAGGGGCTCACTgtgcagccagcactgcctgggCTCCACGTGGGTGGAGAAAGCCCATTGGCCTGGTGGCTGGTGTGGTCTTCGCTGAGGACAAGCAGCAAGTGGGACTCATCCTGGGTGCCAGACTTGCTGCGGTCCCCATGCACTGGTGCACGGGGGGACGTGGGACCTTGGAGGAGACATGCTGTCTGTGGTGGGACCGTGAGCAGTTTGGGTGTGTAGTGGTTTGGCCTGTGCTGTGTTATCCTGCGGGTGTAAGGGATTTGGGCAGCTCTGGGACAGCCACTTATGAGGTTCCCAGCCTGTCGTACCAGCGGAGGGGCTCTCATCATATCCCCACAGACAGCCTGAGGCCAGGACAGCATGGAGGGTCAGGGAAGGGGCGCCGACATGGCAGCATAGACGCAGCCTGTCCTTCCAGTTGAGGAGGGCTGTGGAGAGTTTCTCTGAAGGCTTTCTGTGTGCAGTGGGTTAATCACCGTTGAGAAGTGCAGCAGTTCTTCTTGTGTAGGTCTGTGCTTCTGGCTTCTCCACAGCCTCCGCTGGCACTGAGTAATCGCTCTGAGATGAGCAGGGCTGATGACTGTGAAGAGGATTGTAAATCACAGCGTTGCAATCGCTCCTGCATGTGACATTCCTGTTGACCTCTGGGGACTCTAAAAACAGCTGTGGTCTAAAACCCCCGGTTAATTGCATTGTGAAAATGAATTGGTAAGAGCAAGAGCCCCCTCTGAGTGTTATTATGATTTGAATTACATGGTCCTTAAATGCTGGCATTAAAAAAAGTACAATAGTGGTCTTCCTCATGTGAGAATCCACAGAAATGTTATGGGTTCTTTTAATGGTAAATGTGGCTAACCCACTGAAGCCAGTTGGAGTCCATGGTATATGGCTTTACCAAAAGTATTTGCTAAGGTATTTTTGTAACGATGAAAATTAAGAAGTCCAGATGGTCAGCAAGGTATCTCATTCCTGGGAACACATGcatatgctttgttttattcctaTGCCACTGATTTTTTCTTGGATCTAGGGGCAAAACATCTATTTACTTTGGATTCCCCTATTGATTTCAGTCTGACTGCTTACTTGCAGAAAGCTAAGCACATACCTGAAAATTTGCAGGACCAGCAACTTGCTTCATGGCATCCAGGTCTGAAAATCAGAGCTTTCTGCAGAGTTCTTCCAAAAAGACttct
This genomic window from Cygnus olor isolate bCygOlo1 chromosome 1, bCygOlo1.pri.v2, whole genome shotgun sequence contains:
- the MRPS6 gene encoding 28S ribosomal protein S6, mitochondrial isoform X3, which codes for MQPETAAVLKRTVEALMEKGAVVRNLENLGERALPYKISKHKQRHRRGGYFLVDLEAPPSIVSTMMDHLGRDIDVIRRAFIKHPVSKTEECSGIIPVNFEDKLTAKKK